tcaggtatCACTAAAAGGTTAAAAGCAAATCACCTATGTCATGTTTGACGTTGAAGGTCTTCTGTCTGAAGTCTTCATTTCTTCTTGGTTTGGCCACCGGTGGAAGACAAAAGGAAAGCTTTACACCCGTGTTGGAAATTTGCTGGTCTTTAGTCAGTTTAGAAACTGAAAAGCGAAAAGTAAAACAGACgccttaaaaaaattaatatacgAAAATATGTTCATATAGCCAGCCGTCATCTGTGAAAAATAATGTTACTGGGCCTTCACTTTGGACaaattaaagttttcttttgttGGATACACCAGATCTGGGGCATAGAAACTGGAACTGGTGTACGGTGGGTTTATTTGAAGACAGTTACCAGTTATGACATGCAGCCAGCTGCTTTCATCAACAATTAGAAAGGTAGCCCATTATTGCGACCAATTCTCCTACTTTATTTTTCAGGTCTGGGTAGCCGACtccataaaaataatgaaagccCTGGGTATGTGATAAGACATTATTCTTTAGTTTCTGATGCAAAACTCTTTTATATCAAAGGTTAAGAACCCATGTCAAAAACACAACCCACAAAATTTACAGCTTCTTTGTGACTTCAGTAATTTAAACTATGAATTTAAGTTTACTCCTTGCCTACTCTTTAAGGAGGGTTCTGACACTCACCATGAAGTAAGTTAATTTATTCGAACACATTAGGCCCATTTGCATATCAACATTACCCGGTAATACCGGGTGTCACTGATGTTTTTAGTCTTTTCACTGAACAATGGAGTAATTGTAAGGATAGCTGCAGATTAAAACTTAAGAGGAAGAAGAAATTGATAAGATCAACCATGTATAAGCTCAGTAACACTGACCTAATGTAGTAAGGTATAAAGTTAGGAAGAAAGATGTGTTTCATAGTTTCATGGGAATCAGAACCAAGACTTACATTAAGGTGTAACCCCATAACTTAAATAGCCCCACATcctgaaatgaaaattatacatgCCTACCTTGTCTTGCCGGTGGGGGATAGTTGCTCCTTCGATATTCTGTGCCAATAACTGGCAACTTGTTCATGTATTCTGTCATCATCTCTGGAAAATCAGATTATGAACTCTCTTACTCTGAACAATGCTCATGTTCTGTTATCAAAACTTTAGACTGGCATCAACGATCATGCATTATCCTATTCCTGAGATCTTTTTCATTCTCCCCAGCTTTCAGAATAATGTTGAAGCTAAGCTGGAAAAATGGCAAACCCATCTCAGAGCCAGTATTATAAATACTCAAAATATGACAGATTCTGAATAACCACAAAACATCGAAAGTCTGAGCAAAATACGTCAACGATGTCACAGTTTGGACGCCTTTACTTTATTGTTATCGATTCAGGCTTAATGTAGGCAGTAAACAGTTTGATGTTAAATCAACATTCATGCCTGTTGAAACAATCATTATTGATAACGGTATTCAGAAGtttaatgtacactgtaatattGTTTATCACTTTTTGCGGTGCTATAGATAGGCCTACGCTACAAAATAAGACAAATGGCCAAATTTTTGCTATGAATTACACATGTGCcattattcatatatttccTTTCTCTAATGATAAATGCAGGGAAGAGAATCgttttgatcaaaatcataTGAAATTTTTTCTACTAGCAGGCACCCTAAACTTCAGTATAACGATTAGTTTTGATCATTTTTCTCTAAAATTATATACTTCTTCACTATTCACGACAAAAACAGCTGATCGGCCGACAATTCTCATCCCTCATAATGTCGAAAAGAATACAGAGATGAACATTTACCTGCCATAAACTTAAGTCTACGATTATTCAGGTGCTGGTGTCAATCTTGACAATCGATTCCTCTGAACTGAAGTGGTAATACTTTATTGATGTCTGTGACATCATTTGTTAGTTACGTCATGTCCTCGTGAGCAATCCCGCCACAAAAAGTGACGTCATTTACTCGTCTGCTGAGGTTAGTCAAGTGAAGATGCACACCGATCACACTGGTCAGTCAGTAGACGAATATCTGCAGTACAGTGGCCACATGTATAACATTAACACCTTgatattaaaaatacatgtagatttctagACTGACTTGTATATTTTTAACTTGTTACTAGTCTTGCCCATTTTGCCTCTCAAGCTCATTAGATCACTGCAACAATCGATTTTACcaaatcattaaatatttatgtttgtattaTTTACAGAAGAGAAAAATCGTATTTGTAAATGCTCTGTTATCAAGTTCCTTTCGGAAGGAATgtttggccctgaaaagggccttTGGATTGTGTCACTTGGAAACAGCGACTCACTGAGATTTCTTGGACTTCTTGGGCAGAAGAACAGACTGGATGTTTGGCAGAACTCCTCCTTTGGCAATGGCCACTCCGGACAGCAGCCTGTTCAACTCCTCGTCGTTACGAACGGCCAGCAGCAGATGACGAGGGATGATGGTCCTCCTTTTGTTGTCTCGGGCAGCGTTTCCAGCCAGCTCCAACACCTCAGCGGTCAAGTATTCCATCACAGCGGCCAGGTAAACGGGAGCTCCGGCACCGACACGGTTAGAGTAGTTTCCCTTTCTCAGAAATCTGTGGATACGGCCTACAGGAAACTGTAACCCAGCCCTTGATGAGCGGGTTTGGCTCTTGCCACTCTTCGCCTTTCCTCCTTTACCACGTCCAGACATCttcagttgtatatatatatatatatgcgttgTCCCTTGTTCAATGTGAGTACGAATGATGCAAGAAGTCTGTACATGGCCTTATATACTCCCTGTGGGGATTCTGCTATTTTTAGATACATTTTTTTGGCAATCATTTCAACCAACCAGCAGAGGGTAAAATTGTCACACCAGCCAATTAGAGGTAGATAAAATGTTTTCTATTAGGTTCGCGCTTTCGTATTTTTTCTTGACGCTGCCCCATTCATATAAATCGCTGCAGTGGATAGCTGTCTACCTATAGGAGATTATTTATCTTCGATACGGAACCAGACTCCAAATCAATCTCAgcaattatttacatgtatattaactcTCTGTGGGCGTCATGCTGAGATCACGTCCTCGACAAAGCCCTCcagaaacttaaaataaaaGCTATATTTAACTTAAAGCATATGTAGACCTAATTTATAGATGACAGTTACAACTGAGAATGCATGGggaatatttaaaagaatagtATAGGCCTACGTATAATATATAAGGATGACATCAGAAGAAAGGCCATCAACGCCTACCTGATTAAGTTGTTTGTTTAAGAAAGGACCCTGACGAGTTAAGCTTATACACGGTAGCGTCCTGAGAGCAAACACTTCCGGGTGAATATCATATTTTCTACTTTCTGTATATGGATGCACTTTTTCATTTcaagtatgtaggcctatacatgtaggttacataTCAAGTACTGAGTGAAGGCTACTTATACTTAATTATATGTGGAACTATTTTCAAACCAAAAAGATTTTCGTCATGCCACTTGCAACGGCTCACAAAATGAGAAGCCATGGGATCAAACTTTTCAATGTCTATAAATCCTCTCACTTGTAGAGAGTGTATAgctcaatgaaaaaaataaaacaatcttgGACTTATTTTCTGGGACAATTTTCCAGGGTCGTACTTCCAGGACCGATGTAAAACTTCATATTTACAATCATATATAGCttacttttctttaaatattaatcGAGTTCACTTTTCAAGTCTGTTGCTATCGGAAAGATATAGACAtacaatgaaaatataaacacgCAAAACGTTTTAACTGACTTTCAATATTAGCCCTTTTTGATCGAGTTGTCACGCGCAGTTGAGGCTATCAGCTTTTTATATGGCGAGCATGGTTTGCGTTGTAGCGCGGACCGAATAGAAAGCAGAAATGTTGCTTTTCATTGGAGGATATGTTTTCACGTGCCCACCATCCTT
Above is a window of Liolophura sinensis isolate JHLJ2023 chromosome 7, CUHK_Ljap_v2, whole genome shotgun sequence DNA encoding:
- the LOC135471441 gene encoding histone H2A-like, which codes for MSGRGKGGKAKSGKSQTRSSRAGLQFPVGRIHRFLRKGNYSNRVGAGAPVYLAAVMEYLTAEVLELAGNAARDNKRRTIIPRHLLLAVRNDEELNRLLSGVAIAKGGVLPNIQSVLLPKKSKKSQDDDRIHEQVASYWHRISKEQLSPTGKTSF